The Terriglobales bacterium genome includes the window AGTCGGCGGCGTAGCGGCGCGTCTGGATGAGGGCGCAGGCGTCGTTCAGTTCCCAGCCCAGGGCGCGCAGCACAGCCAGCGCCATCATGGGGGCGCGGTGGACGCCGGCCGCGCAGTGGATCAAAAGTTTGCTGTCGTCCTGCTCCAGCGCCGCCAGCGCGAAGTCCACGCCCCGCTGGAATATCTCCGGAGGCTTGGGCTGGAAGTCGTCGTCCACCGGATTCCACAGCACCTCAATGCCGTGGGGCCCGGCCAGGGGCGTGTCGTCGAACTCGATCTGCATGTCGATGACGTGGGTGATGCCGGCGCCGGCGACCTCTGCCATGCGCACCGGATTCCAGATGCCCCCGCCGACCGCGATCCGGTCGGTGACCCAGCTCATGTCCATGAATGCGTCCCGTGCCGAACGGCGAATCCGCCATCGCGCGCGAAGAAATTTCATTCTACAGGACGCTCGTCCTCCGCCGATGCGGTTTCCTCCGCCATCTGCTCCAGCTTCTCCATCAGCAGCCGG containing:
- a CDS encoding dual specificity protein phosphatase, with the protein product MDMSWVTDRIAVGGGIWNPVRMAEVAGAGITHVIDMQIEFDDTPLAGPHGIEVLWNPVDDDFQPKPPEIFQRGVDFALAALEQDDSKLLIHCAAGVHRAPMMALAVLRALGWELNDACALIQTRRYAADFADVYVRSVEDFMRSCASAQK